A stretch of Candidatus Neomarinimicrobiota bacterium DNA encodes these proteins:
- a CDS encoding N-acetylmuramoyl-L-alanine amidase has product MSGLWLTGAPLQAGQVSVQFPNEPDRTEVIRTFASGPAVYISTSDFVQVLTASVFMNAARSKLVIYFGGHRIKVSANSSFVVIDDQVYQMPSHALFDGQDIYLPMRPFLSILHRRAAPGILYDDVKGVIIIELLAFNLTGIDIEDKANGTVVRIETTRQFDTQSLEAWSAKNRWFYLTLAGGVADSLTLSQARLGGVVKAINVDQVGKSAQLAFHLRSDIENYEIYHNRDPSEIVLTLRTPLSYSAEKIKKLRNSWYIDTIVIDAGHGGKDGGTTGKYGLKEKFVTLDIAKRVGRLLEKHGGVKVIYTRDEDVFIPLWKRTKVANETNGKLFISIHGNANNNRRVKGFETYILRPGKTDDAVEVAQRENAVIKLEEEVTRYDNLTEDSFIIASLMQNAFMKESEDLGSMIQSELRKSIPSPDRGVKQAGFFVLIGASMPNVLIEVGYLSNPQEEKQLRKPGYRQSVAQAIYRGIRRFKDKYEKVLTEEAEG; this is encoded by the coding sequence TTACCGGTGCTCCCCTTCAGGCGGGGCAGGTTTCTGTCCAGTTTCCCAACGAGCCGGACAGAACGGAAGTGATCCGAACTTTTGCAAGCGGACCCGCTGTCTATATCTCCACCAGCGACTTTGTGCAAGTCCTCACCGCCAGCGTTTTCATGAACGCAGCCAGAAGTAAACTCGTCATCTATTTCGGCGGTCACAGAATAAAAGTGTCAGCCAACAGCAGTTTTGTCGTCATTGATGATCAAGTCTACCAGATGCCGTCCCACGCCCTCTTCGATGGTCAGGATATCTATCTCCCCATGCGCCCTTTTCTCTCTATCCTGCACCGCCGCGCCGCACCGGGCATTCTTTATGACGATGTGAAAGGAGTTATCATTATTGAACTGCTGGCGTTCAATCTCACGGGAATCGACATTGAGGACAAAGCAAATGGGACCGTGGTTCGTATTGAGACAACACGTCAATTCGATACGCAATCGCTCGAGGCGTGGTCGGCTAAGAACAGGTGGTTCTACCTGACGTTAGCCGGAGGCGTGGCCGACTCCCTAACTCTCAGCCAGGCGAGGCTCGGCGGTGTCGTGAAAGCAATCAACGTAGATCAGGTCGGTAAATCCGCCCAGCTGGCCTTTCATTTGCGGTCAGACATAGAGAATTATGAGATATACCACAACCGTGATCCGAGCGAAATCGTACTTACGTTGCGAACGCCCCTGAGCTACAGTGCCGAAAAAATTAAGAAGCTTCGCAACAGCTGGTATATTGACACCATTGTCATCGATGCCGGACACGGCGGAAAAGACGGCGGTACCACTGGTAAATATGGTCTGAAAGAAAAATTCGTCACCCTTGACATCGCCAAGCGTGTCGGGCGGCTTCTAGAAAAACATGGAGGGGTGAAAGTTATCTACACGCGTGATGAAGATGTATTTATTCCGCTCTGGAAACGGACGAAAGTCGCCAACGAAACTAACGGTAAACTGTTCATCAGTATTCACGGCAACGCCAACAACAATCGCAGAGTAAAGGGATTTGAAACATATATTCTTCGACCGGGTAAAACAGACGATGCTGTCGAAGTCGCCCAGCGGGAAAATGCCGTTATTAAACTGGAAGAAGAAGTGACCCGTTACGACAACCTTACGGAAGACAGTTTTATTATCGCCTCTCTAATGCAAAACGCCTTCATGAAAGAAAGTGAAGATTTAGGTTCCATGATACAGAGTGAACTTCGCAAAAGTATTCCTTCACCGGACCGGGGTGTTAAGCAAGCTGGATTTTTTGTCCTTATCGGCGCATCCATGCCGAATGTTTTGATTGAAGTCGGCTACCTGTCGAATCCACAGGAAGAAAAACAGCTTCGTAAGCCAGGCTACCGTCAAAGTGTCGCCCAAGCAATCTATCGCGGCATCCGCCGATTTAAGGATAAGTACGAAAAGGTCCTGACCGAAGAAGCTGAAGGATGA